A genomic region of Raphanus sativus cultivar WK10039 chromosome 6, ASM80110v3, whole genome shotgun sequence contains the following coding sequences:
- the LOC108809973 gene encoding steroid (22S)-hydroxylase isoform X1, whose product MFETEHTRLVPLLLLPSLLSLLLFLILLKRRSRHSFNLPPGKSGWPFLGETIGYLKPYSAKTLGDFMQQHISKYGKIYRSNLFGEPTIVSADAGLNRFILQNEGRLFECSYPRSIGGILGKWSMLVLVGDMHRDMRSISLNFLSHARLRTILLKDVEKHTLFVLDSWQQHSVFSAQDEAKKFTFNLMAKHIMSMDPGEEETEQLKKEYVTFMKGVVSAPLNLPGTAYRKALQSRGTILKFIEKKMEERKSEIKEEVNRDDESEISRNDHYERKHRADDDLLGWVLKHSNLSTEQILDLILSLLFAGHETSSVSIALAIYFLQACPKAVQEVREEHLEIARVKKELGESELNWDDYKKMDFTQCVINETLRLGNVVRFLHRKALKNVRYKEIGCDIPRGWKVLPVISAVHLDNSRYDEPNLFNPWRWQQQNSGTSSSSGCGSFSTWGNNFMPFGGGPRLCAGSELAKLEMAVFIHHLVLNFNWELAEDDQPFAFPFVDFPNGLPIRVSRIL is encoded by the exons ATGTTCGAAACAGAGCATACTCGTCTCgtacctcttcttcttctcccatcACTTTtatctcttctcctcttcttaaTTCTCTTGAAGAGAAGAAGTCGACACAGTTTCAATCTCCCTCCTGGAAAATCCGGTTGGCCATTTCTAGGCGAAACCATCGGTTATCTCAAACCTTACTCTGCCAAAACTCTCGGTGACTTCATGCAACAACATATCTCCAA GTACGGGAAGATATACAGATCGAATTTGTTTGGAGAACCAACGATCGTATCAGCTGATGCAGGACTCAACAGGTTCATATTACAAAACGAAGGAAGACTCTTTGAATGTAGTTATCCTCGGAGTATTGGTGGGATTCTTGGGAAGTGGTCGATGCTTGTTCTTGTTGGAGACATGCATAGAGACATGAGAAGTATCTCGCTAAACTTTCTAAGTCATGCTCGTCTCAGAACGATTCTTCTTAAAGACGTTGAGAAGCACACTTTATTCGTTCTTGATTCTTGGCAACAACATTCTGTTTTCTCTGCTCAAGATGAGGCCAAAAAG TTTACGTTTAATCTAATGGCGAAGCATATAATGAGTATGGATCCTGGAGAAGAAGAGACAGAACAGTTAAAGAAAGAGTATGTGACTTTCATGAAAGGTGTTGTCTCTGCTCCTCTCAATCTCCCAGGAACTGCTTATCGTAAAGCTCTTCAG TCACGAGGGACGATACTGAAGTTTATTGAGAAGAAAATGGAAGAGAGAAAATCAGAGATTAAGGAAGAAGTTAACAGAGATGATGAATCAGAGATTAGTAGAAATGATCATTATGAGAGAAAACATAGAGCAGATGATGATCTTTTGGGATGGGTTCTAAAACATTCGAACCTATCAACCGAGCAGATTCTCGATCTTATCCTCAGTTTGTTATTTGCCGGACATGAGACATCATCTGTCTCCATTGCTCTCGCTATCTACTTCTTACAAGCTTGTCCTAAAGCCGTTCAAGAAGTTAGG gAAGAGCATCTTGAGATCGCGAGGGTGAAGAAGGAACTTGGAGAGTCGGAATTGAATTGGGATGATTACAAGAAGATGGACTTTACTCAGTGt GTTATAAATGAGACACTTCGACTGGGAAATGTAGTAAGGTTTTTGCATCGTAAAGCACTCAAAAACGTTCGGTATAAAG AAATAGGATGCGATATCCCGAGAGGGTGGAAAGTGTTACCAGTGATCTCAGCCGTACATTTGGATAATTCCCGTTACGACGAACCTAATCTCTTTAATCCTTGGAGATGGCAACAG CAAAACTCCGGGACGTCGTCTTCGTCAGGATGTGGTAGTTTTTCGACGTGGGGGAACAACTTCATGCCGTTTGGAGGAGGGCCAAGGCTATGTGCTGGTTCGGAGTTAGCGAAGCTAGAAATGGCGGTGTTTATTCATCATCTTGTTCTTAATTTTAACTGGGAATTAGCAGAAGATGATCAACCATTTGCTTTTCCTTTCGTTGATTTTCCTAACGGTTTGCCAATTAGAGTTTCTCGTATTCTGTAA
- the LOC108809973 gene encoding steroid (22S)-hydroxylase isoform X2 — translation MFETEHTRLVPLLLLPSLLSLLLFLILLKRRSRHSFNLPPGKSGWPFLGETIGYLKPYSAKTLGDFMQQHISKYGKIYRSNLFGEPTIVSADAGLNRFILQNEGRLFECSYPRSIGGILGKWSMLVLVGDMHRDMRSISLNFLSHARLRTILLKDVEKHTLFVLDSWQQHSVFSAQDEAKKFTFNLMAKHIMSMDPGEEETEQLKKEYVTFMKGVVSAPLNLPGTAYRKALQSRGTILKFIEKKMEERKSEIKEEVNRDDESEISRNDHYERKHRADDDLLGWVLKHSNLSTEQILDLILSLLFAGHETSSVSIALAIYFLQACPKAVQEVREEHLEIARVKKELGESELNWDDYKKMDFTQCVINETLRLGNVVRFLHRKALKNVRYKGCDIPRGWKVLPVISAVHLDNSRYDEPNLFNPWRWQQQNSGTSSSSGCGSFSTWGNNFMPFGGGPRLCAGSELAKLEMAVFIHHLVLNFNWELAEDDQPFAFPFVDFPNGLPIRVSRIL, via the exons ATGTTCGAAACAGAGCATACTCGTCTCgtacctcttcttcttctcccatcACTTTtatctcttctcctcttcttaaTTCTCTTGAAGAGAAGAAGTCGACACAGTTTCAATCTCCCTCCTGGAAAATCCGGTTGGCCATTTCTAGGCGAAACCATCGGTTATCTCAAACCTTACTCTGCCAAAACTCTCGGTGACTTCATGCAACAACATATCTCCAA GTACGGGAAGATATACAGATCGAATTTGTTTGGAGAACCAACGATCGTATCAGCTGATGCAGGACTCAACAGGTTCATATTACAAAACGAAGGAAGACTCTTTGAATGTAGTTATCCTCGGAGTATTGGTGGGATTCTTGGGAAGTGGTCGATGCTTGTTCTTGTTGGAGACATGCATAGAGACATGAGAAGTATCTCGCTAAACTTTCTAAGTCATGCTCGTCTCAGAACGATTCTTCTTAAAGACGTTGAGAAGCACACTTTATTCGTTCTTGATTCTTGGCAACAACATTCTGTTTTCTCTGCTCAAGATGAGGCCAAAAAG TTTACGTTTAATCTAATGGCGAAGCATATAATGAGTATGGATCCTGGAGAAGAAGAGACAGAACAGTTAAAGAAAGAGTATGTGACTTTCATGAAAGGTGTTGTCTCTGCTCCTCTCAATCTCCCAGGAACTGCTTATCGTAAAGCTCTTCAG TCACGAGGGACGATACTGAAGTTTATTGAGAAGAAAATGGAAGAGAGAAAATCAGAGATTAAGGAAGAAGTTAACAGAGATGATGAATCAGAGATTAGTAGAAATGATCATTATGAGAGAAAACATAGAGCAGATGATGATCTTTTGGGATGGGTTCTAAAACATTCGAACCTATCAACCGAGCAGATTCTCGATCTTATCCTCAGTTTGTTATTTGCCGGACATGAGACATCATCTGTCTCCATTGCTCTCGCTATCTACTTCTTACAAGCTTGTCCTAAAGCCGTTCAAGAAGTTAGG gAAGAGCATCTTGAGATCGCGAGGGTGAAGAAGGAACTTGGAGAGTCGGAATTGAATTGGGATGATTACAAGAAGATGGACTTTACTCAGTGt GTTATAAATGAGACACTTCGACTGGGAAATGTAGTAAGGTTTTTGCATCGTAAAGCACTCAAAAACGTTCGGTATAAAG GATGCGATATCCCGAGAGGGTGGAAAGTGTTACCAGTGATCTCAGCCGTACATTTGGATAATTCCCGTTACGACGAACCTAATCTCTTTAATCCTTGGAGATGGCAACAG CAAAACTCCGGGACGTCGTCTTCGTCAGGATGTGGTAGTTTTTCGACGTGGGGGAACAACTTCATGCCGTTTGGAGGAGGGCCAAGGCTATGTGCTGGTTCGGAGTTAGCGAAGCTAGAAATGGCGGTGTTTATTCATCATCTTGTTCTTAATTTTAACTGGGAATTAGCAGAAGATGATCAACCATTTGCTTTTCCTTTCGTTGATTTTCCTAACGGTTTGCCAATTAGAGTTTCTCGTATTCTGTAA